A genomic region of Caenorhabditis elegans chromosome V contains the following coding sequences:
- the sid-1 gene encoding Systemic RNA interference defective protein 1 (Confirmed by transcript evidence) gives MIRVYLIILMHLVIGLTQNNSTTPSPIITSSNSSVLVFEISSKMKMIEKKLEANTVHVLRLELDQSFILDLTKVAAEIVDSSKYSKEDGVILEVTVSNGRDSFLLKLPTVYPNLKLYTDGKLLNPLVEQDFGAHRKRHRIGDPHFHQNLIVTVQSRLNADIDYRLHVTHLDRAQYDFLKFKTGQTTKTLSNQKLTFVKPIGFFLNCSEQNISQFHVTLYSEDDICANLITVPANESIYDRSVISDKTHNRRVLSFTKRADIFFTETEISMFKSFRIFVFIAPDDSGCSTNTSRKSFNEKKKISFEFKKLENQSYAVPTALMMIFLTTPCLLFLPIVINIIKNSRKLAPSQSNLISFSPVPSEQRDMDLSHDEQQNTSSELENNGEIPAAENQIVEEITAENQETSVEEGNREIQVKIPLKQDSLSLHGQMLQYPVAIILPVLMHTAIEFHKWTTSTMANRDEMCFHNHACARPLGELRAWNNIITNIGYTLYGAIFIVLSICRRGRHEYSHVFGTYECTLLDVTIGVFMVLQSIASATYHICPSDVAFQFDTPCIQVICGLLMVRQWFVRHESPSPAYTNILLVGVVSLNFLISAFSKTSYVRFIIAVIHVIVVGSICLAKERSLGSEKLKTRFFIMAFSMGNFAAIVMYLTLSAFHLNQIATYCFIINCIMYLMYYGCMKVLHSERITSKAKLCGALSLLAWAVAGFFFFQDDTDWTRSAAASRALNKPCLLLGFFGSHDLWHIFGALAGLFTFIFVSFVDDDLINTRKTSINIF, from the exons ATGATTCGTgtttatttgataattttaatgcATTTGGTGATTGG tttaaccCAGAACAATTCAACTACACCTTCGCCAATTATCACCTCAAGTAACAGCTCTGTACTTGTATTCgagatttcttcaaaaatgaaaatgatcgaaaaaaaGCTGGAAGCCAACACAGTCCATGTCCTTCGCCTGGAATTAGATCAAAGTTTCATATTAGATTTAACCAAAGTCGCCGCGGAAATCGTTGATTCTTCGAAATACAGTAAAGAAGACGGTGTTATACTCGAAGTAACAGTTTCAAATGGCCGTGatagttttttattgaaacttccGACGGTTTATCCGAACTTGAAGCTCTATACTGACGGAAAACTGCTCAATCCGCTCGTTGAGCAAGATTTCGGGGCGCACAGAAAGAGGCACAGGATAGGCG ACCCTCATTTCCATCAAAACCTGATCGTAACCGTGCAGTCTCGATTGAATGCTGATATAGATTATAGGCTTCATGTGACTCATTTGGATCGGGCCCAATATGATTTTCTGAAGTTCAAGACGGGACAGACCACGAAAACGTTGTCGAATCAGAAGCTGACGTTTGTCAAGCcgattggattttttttgaattgcagCGAACAAAATATTTCCCAATTCCACGTCACATTGTACAGTGAAGATGATATTTGTGCAAATCTGATAACTGTGCCGGCGAAT gaatCCATCTATGATCGATCAGTGATTTCCGATAAAACTCACAATCGACGTGTCCTATCATTCACCAAAAGAGCcgacatttttttcactgaaactGAAATCTCGATGTTCAAATCATTCCGAATCTTCGTCTTCATAGCTCCCGATGATTCTGGATGTTCTACCAACACATCACGCAAAAGTTTCaacgagaaaaagaaaatatcttttgaattcaaaaaactggaaaatcaaTCATACGCCGTCCCGACGGCTTTGATGATGATATTTCTGACGACACCGTGTCTTTTGTTCCTTCCAATTGTGATTAATATTATCAAGAATAGCAGAAAATTGGCACCATCACAATCAAATCTTATCTCATTTTCTCCAGTTCCGTCTGAGCAACGGGACATGGATTTGAGCCATGATGAGCAGCAGAATACGAGCTCAGAACTCGAAAATAATGGAGAAATTCCAGCAGcagaaaatcaaattgttGAAGAGATCACggctgaaaatcaagaaacgaGCGTAGAAGAGGGAAaccgggaaattcaagttaAAATTCCGTTGAAACAGg ATTCATTATCACTCCATGGCCAAATGCTTCAATATCCCGTTGCAATAATTCTCCCAGTTCTCATGCACACAGCTATCGAATTCCATAAATGGACGACATCTACAATGGCAAATCGCGACGAAATGTGCTTCCACAATCATGCGTGTGCTCGGCCATTGGGAGAACTTCGAGCTTGGAATAATATCATCACCAATATAGGATATACTCTTTATGGAGCCATCTTCATTGTTTTGTCGATATGTAGAAGAGGCCGTCATGAGTATTCTCATGTTTTTGGTACATATGAATGCACACTTTTAGATGTGACTATTGGTGTTTTCATGGTTTTGCAATCAATTGCTAGTGCCACTTATCATATTTGCCCCAGTGATGTGGCTTTTCAGTTTG ATACGCCGTGCATCCAAGTTATCTGTGGACTTCTCATGGTCCGTCAGTGGTTTGTTCGTCACGAATCTCCATCACCAGCCTATACAAATATCCTACTAGTTGGAGTTGTCTCCTTGAACTTTCTAATATCTGCATTCTCCAAAACATCATATGTCCGATTCATCATCGCTGTAATTCATGTCATTGTCGTTGGATCGATCTGTTTGGCAAAGGAAAGATCCTTGGgatcggaaaaattaaaaactcgatttttcatcATGGCCTTCTCGATGGGAAATTTCGCAGCAATCGTGATGTATCTGACGCTTTCGGCGTTTCATTTGAATCAAATAGCCACGTATTGCTTTATTATAAATTGTATCATGTATCTGATGTACTATGGATGCATGAAAGTTTTACATAGCGAGAGAATAACGTCGAAGGCTAAACTTTGTGGAGCTCTGTCACTGCTCGCGTGGGCTGTTGCcggatttttcttctttcaagATGATACAGATTGGACG agaTCTGCGGCGGCGAGCCGAGCACTCAACAAGCCATGCCTGCTACTCGGCTTCTTCGGTTCCCACGATTTATGGCACATCTTCGGAGCATTGGCCGGTCTTTTCACATTCATTTTCGTCTCCTTTGTTGATGATGATCTCATTAATACACGCAAAACTTCGATTAACATTTTCTAg
- the F14F9.5 gene encoding uncharacterized protein (Confirmed by transcript evidence), producing MLIQILFLIILTLNCSYSTSYSTSNGIRLMTFNIWNSGANVENGQQKIAKHILMVNPDVVALQEVYANVTRNLTLMLGHPWVAVERNHEYPDTAILTRHVLIPNTNLSTSGAVGVKIMLRTGFMIHFWSLHLDYTSYGPYAANNKLVDKLDQIMAGENVGRGPQIYEILNLPMMKKWMEKVEDVPIFIAGDFNGPSHLDWTEQTKKIHGDWVIRWPATKELEEREFSDTFREIYPNVVSDPGITWSTVNKFNPEWNYTIPEPQDRIDFLFYKGPVVPYQILTYSGCEKPQRIPFHSKNDYPSDHFAVFADYTFI from the exons ATGttaattcagattttatttcTGATAATTCTAACCCTAAATTGCTCATATTCAACTTCATATTCAACTAGTAATGGAATTCGTCTAATGACATTCAACATTTGGAATTCTGGTGCAAACGTGGAAAATggccaacaaaaaattgccaagcACATTTTGATGGTCAATCCTGATGTTGTGGCTCTACAG GAAGTCTATGCAAATGTGACACGAAACTTGACCCTTATGCTAGGTCATCCATGGGTTGCAGTTGAACGAAATCACGAATATCCAGACACTGCGATTCTCACTCGCCACGTCTTAATTCCGAATACAAATTTGTCAACGTCTGGAGCAGTCGGAGTGAAGATCATGCTCAGAACTGGGTTTATGATTCATTTTTGGTCACTCCATCTTGACTATACATCCTATGGGCCTTACGCAGCAAATAACAAATTGGTGGACAAACTCGATCAGATTATGGCTGGAGAAAATGTTG GACGTGGTCCTCAAATCTACGAGATTCTTAATCTTCCAATGATGAAAAAGTGGATGGAAAAGGTGGAAGATGTTCCGATTTTCATAGCCGGCGACTTTAACGGACCCTCACATCTCGATTGGACAGAACAGACAAAAAAGATTCATGGGGATTGGGTGATACGGTGGCCTGCAACCAAGGAGCTAGAAGAACGAGAATTCAGTGATACATTCAGGGAAATATACCCAAACGTTGTTTCAGATCCAG GAATCACGTGGTCAACAGTAAACAAGTTCAATCCAGAATGGAATTATACGATTCCAGAGCCACAGGATCGGATAGATTTCTTGTTTTATAAAG gACCAGTTGTTCCGTATCAAATATTGACATACAGTGGATGCGAGAAACCGCAACGAATTCCGTTTCACTCGAAAAATGACTACCCATCCGATCATTTTGCCGTTTTTGCCGACTATACTTTCATATGA
- the F14F9.8 gene encoding FIP (Fungus-Induced Protein) Related (Confirmed by transcript evidence): MSRISIFGLLLVLLLVFNLALGAGESRYKGSQIIRQKRQYLGYPYGMGMGMPYSYGYGYNPYMMYRPHPMYGGMPYYRPYGFWGK; the protein is encoded by the exons atGTCGagaatctcaatttttggtctTCTTCTGGTTCTGTTGTTGGTATTCAATTTGGCTCTTGGAGCTGGGGAAAGCAGATATAAAGGATCACAGAT AATCCGCCAAAAGCGTCAATACCTTGGTTATCCATACGGAATGGGCATGGGAATGCCCTATAGCTATGGATATGGATACAATCCATATATGATGTACCGCCCGCATCCAATGTATGGAGGAATGCCCTACTATCGGCCATATGGTTTCTggggaaaatga
- the F14F9.4 gene encoding IBR domain-containing protein (Confirmed by transcript evidence), with protein sequence MSSSLEPSSSTRIEEETSSVWSYTDSMLDVYDVHDPEEVNTQELFDKPRGQKRWIGKEHHRGKERLHNNVKDRTFIEKTIKATEPLSKNATKKIEASTRDGLDFNIVYSLDKKNRWQTADTITLLGATPENLKAEVVERNGLEQCGLQHPNKSTFAVHSKQVNLDKEPGDFDIRSATSSGKGQHYSNFLPETREFSKKANAKMMTIRGQDQEDLKTREVEQPTISYNLYKTHPNREVGGGQLFKPKVAFKSGRHRANNKIDLENYDSYEEDFDEEYEQSNELVPQRPSENSVDLSTFVVENREKQSRKSKRNDNEMSYEIVESLKPETEYCNLFNIQDYLRNEGYTFESAEITFHNQKQNMEHQMEQLREEDNNLVIKTIQPGQYLIDASEWCQLDGGIKDGEPTTIIVISHVKRNQYKVLVNSTIAVHPSKKGSQHLKQLISSAMTFREAVSRITTEILTNRKIIETMKMSTLLYGRKTVPELLHDSYEWENQLVNMNWPNQYYHCTWANSEELSTVGGKLEWKDLCDMVRRENNGTFDNGKPDEKCGVCNQKTEAKEIFLVESELTTKCTDCLKDEFYREFRARRLPIDLQIKAVDELELLSTFIPLPIVNLYIRMVSETTYQDLGALGSFEKCPKCKSAVFFDEVVEGNDKKTQNRSCPCGYSWCRQCNKVPHWPLKCGDFAEWDEKWLLRYAVKNAQGAGDQTLLQVACSCGKEVYSSLLPEEFLICPNCKITIDTHTMSTVWKHEYFPFNPRFRKLVESDYTILGRNYNERPYVPPIAVYTELEKIPGIKASVIETCAAARDVRYNVHTRNRAVNREHVLIRKGVLSPEIMGNLLGTTVYLVENVTAWMYMTSQYDRNIKNTLESMMENRKNLLSSLEKEDLDAIKECAKKLRRDIDTVVQAVETKVKDAKII encoded by the exons ATGTCGTCTTCTTTGGAACCATCTTCATCTACTCGTATCGAGGAAGAAACTAGTTCAGTTTGGAGTTATACAGATTCGATGTTAGACGTCTATGACGTCCATGATCCCGAAGAAGTAAATACTCAAGAATTGTTCGATAAGCCACGTGGTCAGAAACGATGGATCGGAAAAGAACATCATCGAGGAAAGGAACGCCTTCATAATAATGTGAAGGATAGGACCTTCATCGAGAAAACTATTAAGGCTACAGAGCCTTTGAGCAAG aatgctacaaagaaaattgaagcATCTACCAGAGATGGACTGGATTTCAATATCGTCTACTCTCTCGACAAGAAGAATCGGTGGCAAACAGCGGACACCATAACGCTACTAGGAGCTACtccagaaaacttgaaagcAGAAGTTGTCGAAAGAAATGGCCTCGAGCAATGCGGATTACAGCATCCGAATAAATCAACATTTGCAGTTCATTCGAAACAAGTCAATTTAGATAAAGAACCCGGAGATTTTGATATCAGAAGTGCGACTTCATCGGGAAAAGGCCaacattattcaaatttccttcCGGAAACAAGAGAATTCAGTAAGAAGGCAAATGCAAAAATGATGACGATTAGGGGACAAGATCAGGAGGATTTGAAAACTCGAGAAGTGGAACAGCCCACAATATCCTATAATCTTTATAAAACCCACCCAAACCGAGAGGTTGGTGGAGGACAGTTATTCAAGCCAAAAGTTGCCTTCAAATCCGGACGCCACCGAGCTAACAATAAGATTGACCTGGAAAATTATGATTCTTATGAAGAAGATTTTGATGAAGAATATGAGCAATCTAATGAACTAGTGCCCCAAcgtccatctgaaaattctgtgGATTTATCCACATTCGTTGTGGAAAATCGGGAGAAGCAGTCtagaaaatctaaaagaaaTGACAATGAAATGTCCTATGAAATAGTTGAATCACTGAAGCCTGAAACTGAATACTGTAACTTATTTAATATTCAAGACTATCTTCGTAATGAGGGATACACTTTCGAAAGTGCTGAAATCACTTTTCACAATCAGAAACAAAACATGGAGCATCAAATGGAACAGCTCCGAGAGGAGGATAACAATTTGGTTATTAAAACAATTCAACCTGGACAATATTTGATTGATGCATCCGAGTGGTGCCAGTTGGATGGTGGAATTAAAGATGGAGAACCTACGACAATCATTGTTATTAGCCATGTTAAGAGGAATCAGtacaa GGTTCTCGTCAATTCAACTATTGCCGTACATCCTTCAAAAAAAGGTTCACAACATTTGAAGCAATTGATATCGAGTGCAATGACTTTCCGAGAGGCTGTTTCTAGAATCACTACCGAAATTTTGACGAaccgaaaaataattga AACAATGAAAATGTCAACTTTGCTATATGGAAGGAAAACAGTTCCCGAGCTTCTTCATGACAGCTATGAATGGGAGAATCAGCTTGTGAATATGAATTGGCCTAATCAGTACTATCACTGCACATGGGCAAACTCCGAAGAGTTGAGCACAGTTGGTGGAAAGTTGGAATGGAAGGACTTATGCGATATGGTTAGAAGAGAGAATAATGGGACTTTTGATAATGGCAAACCTGACGAAAAATGTGGTGTTTGCAATCAGAAAACAGAAGCAAAGGAAATATTCTTGGTCGAAAGTGAACTCACAACCAAATGCACAGACTGCCTCAAAGACGAATTCTACAGAGAGTTCAGAGCAAGACGTCTTCCAATCGATCTTCAAATCAAAGCTGTTGATGAACTAGAACTCCTTTCAACATTTATACCACTACCAATTGTTAATTTGTATATCAGA ATGGTCTCAGAAACTACTTATCAAGATCTCGGCGCACTCggcagttttgaaaaatgcccaaaatgCAAGTCAGCTGTATTTTTCGACGAGGTCGTTGAGGGAAATGataagaaaactcaaaatcgaTCCTGTCCATGTGGATATTCTTGGTGTAGACAATGTAATAAAGTTCCACATTGGCCATTGAAATGTGGAGATTTTGCGGAATGGGACGAGAAATGGCTCTTgagat ATGCCGTGAAAAATGCTCAAGGAGCCGGTGACCAGACTCTCCTTCAAGTTGCATGTTCCTGTGGAAAAGAAGTTTACAGTTCCCTGCTCCCAGAAGAATTTCTAATCTGCCCCAACTGCAAAATAACTATCGATACGCACACAATGTCTACTGTATGGAAACACGAATACTTCCCATTTAACCCCCGGTTCCGGAAACTTGTTGAAAGTGATTATACGATTCTTGGTCGAAACTATAACGAGCGTCCATATGTACCACCAATTGCAGTTTATACGGAGCTTGAAAAGATTCCTGGAATCAAAGCTTCCGTTATTGAAACATGTGCAGCGGCGAGAGATGTGAGATATAATGTTCATACAAGAAATCGAGCTGTAAACCGTGAACATGTCTTGATTCGGAAAGGAGTTTTGAGCCCAGAAATCATGGGGAATCTGTTAGGGACTACCGTGTATCTAGTGGAAAACGTAACTGCGTGGATGTACATGACAAGTCAATATGATAGAAATATCAAGAACACTTTGGAAAGTATGATGGAAAATCGAAAGAATTTGTTGAGTAGTCTGGAAAAAGAAGATTTAGATGCAATCAAGGAGTGtgctaaaaaattgagaagagaCATCGATACTGTTGTGCAAGCCGTAGAGACGAAAGTGAAAGAtgcgaaaataatttaa
- the F14F9.3 gene encoding IBR domain-containing protein (Confirmed by transcript evidence), producing the protein MSCSSNPTLSNNTQDSMETISIYNDYDVYDPEELANQVLFDKPRGEKRWLGKERHKGKERLYKDIKDKNVMDKTIQLEANLSKNAIKKIESSTADGFQFNVAYSLEKKNRWETVDSVSLLAGAPENLNSEVVENIGFHKKVISQNERVNAMQQTITYNIYRTHPSAEVAGTQLFMSKSVSKSGCSRRNKKIDFREFENYDEECEDEDETELEKSSDELEAHSPTTSSLDLSLCFVEKRNKKSRKSKISESSAFEVIEKEKLVTKYTSLLNIQEFLKTEGYTLENADIIFKNMEVKFEKQMEQLREDETLITKRLRSNQYFVDASGWCQLDGEIKDGEFTTIFVITHLRKNQYNILINSTIPSDPSIKWREYLQKKISKELSIHKAISKITTEMLTNKRIVETMSMASKFFGRKTLPEFFKDSNEWENQLVNMNWPNQYYHCTWANSEELSTIGRRLEWNDLCKMVTKGSTMEIEYIREGICEECHQTKQELLMLKDETTSKRTDCLIVRDEFYRELRARRFPIDLQIKCADELELLSSFIPLPIVNLYIRLASESIYRDLGKIGNFEKCPKCKSVVLFDEIVEKNEKKTQNRSCPCGYSWCRHCNKVPHWPLKCGDFAEWNEKWLLRYAIERAQGTGSQTLLQIACLCGKEIYNVRMPEQFIECPGCKTNVNMETKKIFEKHYYVPFDPITRKLAKKGYYTYEDKEGKTIFLPRATISTEIESIPVIKASVIEVCVAARDVRYNVHTRNRAVNREHALIRKGILETEIVENLLGTVVYLVENVTAWMYTTSQYDRNIKNTLESMMENRKNLLSSLEKEDSDAIKECAKKLRRDIDTVVQAVEKKIGNL; encoded by the exons ATGTCGTGTTCATCAAATCCAACTCTATCCAACAATACGCAAGACAGCATGGAAACAATTTCCATTTACAATGATTACGATGTCTATGACCCAGAAGAGCTAGCAAATCAAGTGCTATTTGACAAACCACGTGGCGAGAAAAGATGGCTTGGAAAAGAACGTCACAAGGGAAAAGAACGGCTTTATAAAGATATAAAAGATAAAAACGTAATGGACAAAACCATTCAGTTGGAAGCTAACTTGAGTAAG aatgcaattaaaaaaatagagtCATCAACTGCTGatggttttcaatttaatgTTGCTTACTCTCTCgagaagaaaaatcgatgggAAACAGTGGATTCAGTATCACTGTTGGCAGGAGcaccagaaaatttgaactcagAAGTTGTCGAGAATATCggatttcacaaaaaagtgatttcTCAAAACGAAAGGGTCAATGCCATGCAGCAAACGATAACCTACAATATCTATAGAACTCATCCGAGTGCTGAAGTTGCTGGTACTCAATTATTCATGTCAAAATCGGTGTCAAAATCTGGATGTAGTAGAAGGAATAAGAAAATTGACTTTagagagtttgaaaattatgatgaGGAGtgtgaagatgaagatgaaacagaacttgaaaaaagttccGATGAATTGGAGGCTCACAGCCCAACTACATCATCCTTAGACCTGTCCTTATGTTTCGTGGagaaacgaaacaaaaaatcgagaaaatcgaaaatcagtGAATCATCAGCTTTTGAAGTCATCGAAAAGGAGAAGCTCGTAACAAAATACACAAGTTTATTGAATATTCAAGAATTCCTGAAAACTGAAGGTTACACACTTGAGAATGctgatattattttcaaaaatatggaggttaaattcgaaaaacaaatGGAACAACTCAGAGAAGACGAAACTCTTATCACAAAACGCCTGAGatcaaatcaatattttgtcgATGCATCCGGATGGTGTCAGTTGGATGGAGAAATTAAAGATGGAGAATTTACAACTATTTTTGTTATCACTCACcttcgaaaaaatcagtataa CATTCTGATAAACTCTACTATTCCAAGTGATCCTTCCATAAAATGGCGagaatatttacaaaaaaagatatCAAAAGAATTATCAATTCACAAGGCAATATCAAAAATCACCACGGAGATGTTAACCAATAAACGAATTGTAGA AACGATGTCAATGGCATCAAAATTCTTTGGAAGAAAAACACtaccagaatttttcaaagacaGTAACGAATGGGAGAATCAGCTTGTAAATATGAACTGGCCTAACCAGTATTATCACTGCACGTGGGCAAACTCTGAGGAATTAAGCACAATTGGGAGAAGACTTGAATGGAATGATTTGTGCAAAATGGTTACAAAAGGAAGTACAATGGAAATTGAATATATTCGGGAGGGAATATGCGAGGAATGCCATCAAACCAAACAAGAACTTTTAATGTTAAAAGATGAGACTACATCCAAACGCACAGACTGCCTCATTGTCAGAGACGAGTTCTACAGAGAGCTCAGAGCAAGACGTTTTCCAATTGATCTTCAGATCAAATGTGCAGATGAATTGGAGTTGCTTTCATCATTTATACCACTTCCGATTGTTAATTTGTATATCAGA TTGGCATCAGAATCTATCTATCGAGATCtcggaaaaattggcaatttcgaaaaatgcccaaaatgCAAATCAGTTGTACTTTTCGACGAAATCgtcgagaaaaatgaaaagaaaactcaaaacCGATCCTGTCCATGTGGATATTCCTGGTGTAGACATTGTAATAAAGTTCCACATTGGCCATTGAAGTGTGGAGACTTTGCGGAATGGAATGAGAAATGGCTGCTGAGAT atgccATAGAACGTGCTCAAGGAACAGGATCCCAGACGCTTCTTCAAATTGCCTGTTTGTGTGGCAAAGAAATTTACAACGTCCGGATGCCTGAACAATTTATCGAATGTCCTGGCTGCAAGACAAATGTAAATAtggaaacaaagaaaattttcgagaaacatTATTACGTTCCATTCGATCCTATAACAAGAAAGCTTGCTAAGAAAGGATATTACACGTATGAGGACAAAGAGGGTAAAACTATATTTCTTCCAAGAGCAACAATATCCACCGAAATTGAAAGCATTCCTGTAATCAAGGCGTCCGTCATTGAAGTATGTGTAGCGGCTAGAGATGTGAGGTACAATGTTCATACAAGAAATCGAGCTGTAAACCGAGAGCATGCTTTGATTCGAAAGGGTATTTTGGAAACCGAAATTGTAGAGAATCTACTAGGAACTGTCGTGTATTTGGTAGAAAACGTGACTGCGTGGATGTACACGACAAGTCAATATgatagaaatatcaaaaacactTTGGAAAGTATGATGGAAAATCGAAAGAATTTGTTGAGTAGTTTGGAAAAAGAAGATTCAGATGCAATCAAGGAGTGtgctaaaaaattgagaagagaCATCGATACTGTTGTGCAAGCCgtggaaaagaaaattggaaatctgTAA
- the srh-129 gene encoding Serpentine Receptor, class H (Confirmed by transcript evidence), which translates to MCEFGDSGFASQQTYVATLHIMAVLQVPIHLFGGYVILFRTPAKLAAVKWSMFFLHFWSSLLDITVCFLVIPYTIFPVPGGIPLGVLSIMSVPSFIQAFSLVVCGAFTGISILGFFKNRCQSMKFGPFSQSLKTRLGRYVHIGMNYTMTFCFMIPIYIKLPGRQESENYTILTLPCIPENIYKNEKFFLTSTSVPFIYSMVGGLTVLITFQILFYVIYSVIELRKRIKKLSRVTSCLQRKFSNALYAQVSIPMIVYLFPMFYVFFTWTFDVFSQICNNLVFIFIALHGLLSTITMFIVHKPYRECLKLIIPRCPKWRKRSRVASVRDLHLSVII; encoded by the exons ATGTGCGAGTTCGGCGATTCCGGGTTTGCGTCACAGCAAACATACGTCGCAACTCTTCACATAATGGCTGTTTTGCAAGTTCCGATTCATTTATTTGGAGGATATGTTATCTTGTTTCGGACCCCCGCCAAATTGGCAGCTGTCAAGTGGAGcatgttttttctacatttttg GAGTTCCCTGCTCGACATAACGGTTTGTTTCCTGGTAATACCGTATACAATATTTCCGGTTCCTGGAGGAATACCTCTAGGTGTCCTCTCAATAATGAGTGTTCCTTCTTTTATTCAGGCTTTCAGCCTTGTAGTTTGCGGTGCATTTACCGGTATTTCTATATTGGGCTTCTTCAAGAATCGGTGTCAATCTATGAAATTCGGACCGTTCtctcaaagtttaaaaactagGCTGGGAAGATATGTTCACATAGGTATGAATTATACAATGACTTTTTGCTTTATGATCCCGATATACATCAAACTCCCGGGTAGACAGGAGAGTGAGAATTATACCATTTTG ACTCTTCCCTGCATTCCTGAAAATATCTATAAAAACGAAAAGTTTTTCTTAACATCTACCAGTGTTCCATTTATCTATTCAATGGTTGGTGGTTTAACTGTATTGataactttccaaattttattctaCGTGATATATTCTGTAATCGAACTCCGAAAGCGTATCAAGAAACTCTCCCGAGTTACATCATGTCTACAGCGGAAATTCTCAAATGCTCTCTACGCACAAGTCTCGATTCCAATGATCGTTTACCTTTTTCCCATGTTCTATGTGTTTTTCACATGGACATTTGATGTTTTCAGCCAGATTTGCAACAATCTCGTGTTTATTTTCATTGCGCTTCACGGGCTTTTGTCAACAATTACCATGTTCATTGTGCACAAACCGTATCGAGAATGCTTGAAACTGATCATTCCAAGATGTCCGAAGTGGCGAAAGAGATCCAGAGTTGCGAGTGTTCGCGATTTGCATCTGTCAGTGATTATTTGA
- the F14F9.2 gene encoding Secreted phosphoprotein 1 (Confirmed by transcript evidence) produces the protein MYSSAKFLIILSVFVVGLSAAPRHHKHHSTPSVHLKTDAPPPPPQPTEQKEDVSDLPFIGTEGPAESQTVSVVDGSDAPVESQTEPAEDRSDSPVIGSEGSDESQTESAGDVSDDSFIGSEAPVESQTEPAEDRSDAPFIGSDGPFIGSEAPFIGTEALAESQTELAGDVSDGSFIVSEAPVESQTESGEDRSDDSFIGSEAPFIGSEAPVESNTESEENSHEDSDEPEHSDSHENDHYSPPEIDSSDDPVLIRKGHGKRGKHFTLEPEFEETTATV, from the exons aTGTATTCTTCCGCCAAATTTCTTATTATTCTTTCTGTATTTGTTGTGGGGCTATCTGCTGCTCCAAGGCATCATAAGCACCATTCCACACCATCTGTACATTTGAAAACAGATgctcctccaccaccaccacagcCAACTGAACAAAAAGAAGATGTCTCAGACCTTCCTTTCATCGGAACAGAAGGCCCCGCGGAATCACAAACGGTATCAGTAGTAGATGGATCAGATGCTCCTGTGGAATCTCAAACGGAACCAGCAGAAGATAGATCAGATTCTCCTGTTATCGGGTCAGAAGGCTCCGATGAATCTCAAACAGAATCAGCAGGAGATGTCTCAGATGATTCTTTTATCGGATCAGAAGCTCCTGTGGAATCTCAAACAGAACCAGCAGAAGATAGATCAGATGCTCCTTTTATCGGATCAGATGGTCCTTTCATCGGGTCAGAAGCTCCTTTCATTGGAACAGAAGCTCTCGCTGAATCTCAAACAGAATTAGCAGGAGATGTCTCAGATGGTTCTTTTATCGTATCAGAAGCTCCTGTGGAATCACAAACCGAATCAGGAGAAGATAGATCAGATGATTCTTTCATCGGGTCAGAAGCTCCTTTCATCGGATCAGAAGCTCCTGTAGAATCGAACACAGAATCGGAAGAAAATTCACACGAAGATTCCGATGAGCCTGAACACTCTGACAGCCATGAAAAC GATCACTATTCCCCACCAGAGATTGACTCATCAGATGACCCGGTGCTAATTAGAAAAGGGCATGGTAAAAGGGGAAAG catttcacATTGGAACCAGAATTCGAGGAAACCACGGCAACTGTTTAA